The Garra rufa chromosome 20, GarRuf1.0, whole genome shotgun sequence genome contains the following window.
aatcattcttatattctgatttgctgctcaaaaacatttattgttattacaatgttcaaatatttgatttttgttttcaggtttctttgatgaatagtatgttcagaagaacagcatttatctgaaatagattcacttttgaacaatttaaaggatccttgctaaatgaaaggaTCAGTTTCCATAATTTGTtcctttgctgtatttttgagCTAATAAATGGAGGTTTGGtgatcagaagagacttctttaaaaaactttaaaaatcttactgttcaaaacttttgaatggtagtgtataactgCACACAAGTTGGAACGAcataaaaatgtgtaaataacTTCCCTTTAAATGTTTGTCAAGGGATAGTGGTGATCTTACCGATGAAGCCGTGACCTCAGTAGTGAACGTCTCCAAACTGTTATCAGAGATCTGACCAGCTACCACAATCTCAGAACCATTGTAGTATTGGCTGAAAGTGGATTGGGTTAAATTGCCCACCCCTTGGTAGTTAAGGTGGACATCAGTCAAGAGTGGCATGGCCACTTCCTCATAGAAGCCCTATTAAAATTGGTCAAATACAAggaattataataatttaacataTGTATCcaactttttctttctttaagaGTGGGCCATTTCTAATGGTGTCTGGCTTCCGGtttcatccacgtccagctatttttagctgtgaaaaaacagctcattttgctgctagATATTGCAAATTAGTTCGTTTTACCATGTTATTGCATTGTATTATGTTTATTATGAGCGCACTGGTTTGGCTAATGAACCAAAGTCTCGCTCATAGACTTACTTCTGTGTTAAAGAATAAGGTTTAGTTCTGGGAACACTGGAAAATGACCCAAGCTTTACCCAAACCAGAAAGATGTCCTAGTTTATGTCTGACCTGCAGCTGTAGATCGGCATCAGAATCCTCATAGATCCTGCGAGCAACACCATTATTTTCCAAAGACAACTTCTTCAGGAATTCAAAACTGACATCAAACCCAAATCCCAAACTGTACAATGGGAATTTTCCACCAATCGCCTTTTTCACATTTTGCTGAATTTTCACTGGGTTGGTCTCACCtttttgcaaaaagaaaaaaaaaacaagaggcattttgtattttttagtatAGTGGGTCATGcaattttttttcctgttttgttttcttcatatgtaattgtacagtacatatacagtacagtcatggccaaaagtatTGGCAGTGACAAAAAATTAAGTATTTGCTTCAGTATTTTTCTCATCTGTTTATACGGTATACTGGAAAACAATGAGCATTCCAGACGTTTTGAAGGCTTTTTTGGAAACAACATTCAATATATGCAAAAAGTCAATTTAGTGTTGTCTGTTCTTCTTCATAACCTCTGGAATTTGCTCACTCTTTAAAAAAAGGTGCTTTTAAAAGTTATTCacagtaatgccatagaagaaccgtttttggctCCACAAAGACCTATTTAGTCCAAAGTCCTTTaataaccatctctttctttccttttataatctgaagaaccttcttttgccacaaagaacctttatgagaccatttagacaaaaaaggttcttctgtggcattgtgaagaacctttatttataTTATGCTGGCCAAATCCTGATATCTTGATTTATTAATGCTCAAAATTGATCACAATTTCTGGGTTTCTGCCTGTCCACTCGCCTTTTGAGGACTGACCACAGATCTTTGATCCAGATCAAGGTATAATCATTTTGGAAAATGCACAGATCATCGCTATATTGCTCCTGGACATTGGGAGAAGTTAAAATCTGAAGCAGTACCTTTGCAGAAAAAATAGGCACTTGCAATAATTTTGGCCATGACTATGCAATACTTATGTAAGAGTGCATGCAGGAGTAAATCAGGTATATTGTGCCTGTAGTAGGATCTCCATCAGTCAGCAGGATCAGGATGGATGCGGATCCCTCTTGTCGGTATTTGTTAATCATGTCCACAGCTTTTAGCACTGCAGCATTTATGTTTGTGGCTGAAAAGAAAAGttacaaataaatgaaataacGTGAAAATTAGATCCCTTTGATTGCATATTCAGTTACCGAAACCATGCAGATCATATGTTTTCTGAATGGTGTCAGTTAGGCCATCATTTTCTCTTAAGGGTGTTTTTTTCCTCATGCATCTATTTATTCATGTAGAATGCTTTTGTTCAGTTAGCAGATGTTAGATACTTTACATCCACCACTCATAATCGTCTTCACAAACGGCTTTGCTTCTTCTATGTTTTCTTTGGTCGCTTTTAGGAGTTCAGGTTTCCAGGATTGAATGTGACTGCTGAATGTGATCAATCCAAAGTGGTCATCCTCACCAAGGTCACTCAAAATCCTCAGCATTGCCAAACGAGTCTAAAATATAATGCTTTCATTAGCTATAACTTAGAAAAAGTctaggtaacccacgttccctgaaggagggaacagagacattacattgggatctcgcctgagagaccaatcatctctgagccttattcaaaaggccaatgaacattggcgagtggtatttgcatgccgaaCCACTCCCCCGAGCATACGGGTATAAAGAGGGCGGCATTACAATCACTCatttcaggtttttgctgaagagccagATCGAGCCCGACGTAAGCGCGACGttgggtcgtggcaggggaatgtaacttctccgttccctccttcagggaatgtGGGTTACCtatgtaacctagacgttccccttcagtcgaatcacttcgacgttacattgggaacttagacccatggaaaaggccacgaaccTAACACCGCGTTAGGTTCAGTTGTACTAAAGTATgtgttgggggggcggagcacatgagatctttaccTGTGGAAATGAaagtaaattcaatatatccattaGACTTTAGGAATATACTAAggaaaacagaggccttctggctgaccactggagaatattgagaaaattgacaaaacctgcggggcgaaggagacccagcaggagcacagtcaagaactactccgcatctagccctgacagcggggcatggaggacccagggttcgtcggagggaacattctgggaaaataGCGCACGGACTCTCGTGGggatggcgcagcaagccgacaccagccggcttcccgctcacctgaagtccttatgttaggacacgggaggaaTGGCCTCTGAGCAAGGGTTATGAGCCCTAGCGAAGGTattcggtgtcgcccagcccgcagctcttaGATATCTGCTCGTGAGGCGCCAAGGGCCAACGCGTAAGAATTTCCTAAGGGGCCTGGTAGACCCTGATACAAATGACAGGGatatggcatctaccacccaatgagcctaCCTCAGTTTAGAGACAGCatttcctttctgctgacctccggagcaaaaagagctgctcggtgcatcTGGAATGCCGAGTGCATACACAACATCGCAGaaactgggtctgcctcctccagggcagagcttgcagattCACCACCTGATTGCTGGAAAGGCGAGATGGGAACCCGGGGCACAGAGCCGGGCCGGTTTCAGGTTTTGTTCACGTGAGAATGACCGGGCCCGAATTCTTGGCACGCTTCGCTGACAGCGAAGGCTTCTAGGTCCCATACCCtctgatgggagccagggcagctAGGAGCGCTGTCTAAGCGACAGAATAGCTCGACTGATTGCATATTCAGTTACCAAAACCATGCAGATCATATGTTTTCTGAATGGTGTCAGTTAGGCCATCATTTTCTCTTTAGGGTGTTATTTTCCTCATGCATCTATTTATTCATGTAGAATGCTTTTGTTCAGTTAGCAGATGTTAGATACTTTACATCCACCACTCATAATCGTCTTCACAAACGGCTTTGCTTCTTCTATGTTTTCTTTGGTCGCTTTTAGGAGTTCAGGTTTCCAGGATTGAATGTGACTTCCACCTGATTGCTGGAAAGGCGAGATGGGAACCCGGGGCAAagagccgggccggggtctcaggtttTGTTTACGTGAGAATGACCGGGCCCGAATTCTCTGCACGCTTCGCTGACAGCGAAGGCTTCTAGGTCCCATACCCTCTGAAGGGAGCCAGGGCAGCTAGGAGCGCTGTCTAAGCGACAGAATAGCTCGACTGGGGCCAGTTGCTCAAAAAAATGGGGCCCCCCGTAGGCCTCGGAGGGCGGCAGAGAGATCCCAAGGGGGTTGGGGCGCGGTCTGAAAAGGATTAATCCCTCACGCCTAGCAGGAGcttcacgaccagtgggtgcttacctgcATTGTGGAGTGAAGGGGACAACCTGCGCTCCAACTTGTCCTGCAGGAAGGAAAGTACTTCTGCAATCGTGCATCTTTGTGGGTCCTCCCTCGAGAGGAACCTTAGTCAGCCAACAGACCTTGTCTCAGTGCATAAGCCTGCCTAGTAAGGGGGCTTGGAACTGAGTGACAGTCTATGACGGCCTGGAacaggccggagaggtctgaggGTGCCCATGCCCAAGCAGGGAGGGGCTGCCACGAGGGAgacggttactaagacctaagtccgggtgggccagttcTGTGGCGCAACCAACAATACTTACTCCTCGTCCTGCCTGGACtcgcacagtgtctgtgcgaggaggctcgctggggaagggcgtacttgagCCCCAGAGGTCAGCTGTGTGTCAGTGCTACTATGAGAAGAGGCTACTGGCAAAGGGAGGAATTGGGAAAGGGCAAGCCGGAGAGGCCGGGGCTTGCCGATATAGCTCAGAGCTAGCTGGAACATCACGGGGGGGAGTCCTCATTctgcagggtgggtggactgccgtggggctgctaggctgcacggttgagttccccgcTTCGagagaatggcaagtagcaaaatctgccacttAGACTCCGTGGGAGCAGATGGTCCTCTTTATACCCGTATGCACGGGGGAGTGGttcggcatgcaaataccactcgccaatgttcattggccttttgaataaggctcaggcgagatcccaatgtaacgtagaatagattcgactgaaggggaaccataactacataaaaaaaacttttgcttcATTCTTAAGATTCAATCCCAAAGAAGCAAATTCACCTGCTTCATTTTTTTGCCTGACATGGAGCCACTTTTATCAATGATAAACACCACATTTTTGGGAATGCGTTGAATATTTGTGGGTGCAAAGTAGTGGACGAAGTAGCCATTTGATACCTGAAATAGAAGGATATTTAGCATTCAGTTAGAGTTCCAACACTCTAACTGAAAATGAATCACTCATGTCACTTTGTTGCTCTAAATTGTTGTCAGTAAACACTTTCTGGTTGTCAACACATTCGTCTTCCTGCCAGTTTCTTTCATCTAAATACCTAAGTGCACTACATACCGTTAGATCTCCAATTTGCTCTTGTCTCTCAACATCATATATAATGACCAGGTTGCCATTCAGGCCATTTTTACTACAGTCATCACACTTTTTTTGCTGCTCGCGGGTGGGGTAGAACTTCACCCATGCCTAAATTTGCAAAATGGAAAAAGTTATCACAAAATATATCATCATAACATATTCAGGCTTGTTTTTTGTTATTGATTTCCATTTTTATTTCTTACATCTTTATCTGCTCGGATAGTTGTGACTGCATTGGTCAAATCCTTTGTGTTCAGACCACCTTTGACTTCCAAGAAGGAAATTCCTGGATTCTCATGAATGTGTATGTCAATCTAACCAAAATAAAACTCAGAAGTTGTACATTTCTTTGTCTTTTTCCATTTTGATGAACATAAACCCCCATCCATAAAACCTAATTTCATCAATCATGATGCGTTTCCTTTCACACCTTGAAGTCTGCCACTGGCTGCATTGGTTGGGCACTGATGAGTAGCTCATATTTGCCGAGGCGACGCTTTAGCAGTTCCTCGTAGGTCAGCTCAAAAGTCACTTTACTAAAAGCAGCCACCGTCACAGAAGTTTTAAAGTCCTCTAAAGTCCTTCCAACAGCACTATAACAGAAATAGAAACCagaatatttagtaattttattaaactattctttaCATGCAAACCCATAACTTTGGCGTTGTGTCATAACAAGTGTCATGCTCTACTGATTGGGCTATGGGAATAATCTTTCAAATACCAAGTACCTGACAATTCCAGCGCTTTGTCCTTGAGATACTGCTTGATTGTACTGCTGCTGAGCTTCTTCTTTTTCCTTCACAACCCCATCATATGTTTTTCCTTCTATGGTCCTAATGTGACAAGAATAGTTATTATCAGCTAATACTATCAGGAATTGAGGTTACTAGACCGAATGGGGGTAAAATTAATGTACTAatagtgtttttgtcttttaataGTTAaagttaaatgaataaataagtctGGCTGTTCGCATGAAAATTGAAAGATAAGTTTAGTTTTACACTTGCTTGAAAATTTTGTTGCACTGGATAGTGTTTGTGTAGTTACTTGCATTCTAAACTGGCTGATGAAGGCATCCTTGGGAATCTTGACCTCAAAATGGACCTCCTGAGACTGATTCAAGAGGTTTGCCACACGGCTTGTGATGACGGTTGTAGCGTAGCGGCTGGTGACCGTAGAATTAATGTGGAAGCTGTAAATATCTATATCTTGTTTCTGTATTAGAGTGAACAAGTATCAGTATAAGGCTCTTAGGACGGAGGCTATTTTGGTCAAATACACACCGAATGCAAATTGTACTTATTAAACAAAACAACCCCACAGTATGTAGTAATGTGGACTTTCCGCTCAAACTTGATTAAATATTTACACAGTATTTTGAGCCTCCGTGTGCCATTACTAATGAATACAAATTCTAAACGTAACAGTTTTTAGAAGAGtttgcatttaaaaaatttttaaactaagattacagtatttattttgttttgttccaTCTTCTATCTCAATTATATCTAACTTGAAGATATAAGacaactgagaaataaagtaaataaagttGTTTCTAATTGTTGACTTTACCTTGTTTTCAGCAGCCAAGTTGACACAGGCGAACAGAAGGCCAAAGAAAGTTAGTCTCAGTGCAACTTTGTCCATGGTGATCTGTGAAGAAATGGAAAAACAGACAACTAATAAAGCTAGTACTAAGGCAGGGCTCAGACACTGCCCACTCTAAAATGCCCTTTTATGGTAAAACTGAGACTGAAACAGATTCGAATGAATTAATAAGAAATATGCCAGCTGCTTCCATGGCTTTAAGTGTGCAAGAAGTGACGTTGATTTGCATGTACAgtaagtgttttaaaaaaaaaaaaaaaacctgcatgattataataatttaaatgggtcttttattatgcattttttgACAGCTCGGTCCCAAGATGAAAGAGAGCGGGAAATGTGTCTGActaaaaatatctttattattgtaactttattattccATGCTttctgtaccctgctgaaaaaaacagctaaaaccagcctaggctggttggctggtcttagctggtttaagctggaaatggctggttttagctggtctcccagcctggccaggctggtcaggctggttttagctggtggtttcccagcctgatcagctaagaccagcctgaccaggctggaaaaatggccaaaacccctctaaaaccagcctgcctcccagctatgaccagctaaaaccaggctggttgaccagctaaaaccagccaaccagcctaggctggttttagctgtttttttcaccagggtagtcAATCACAGGCTGATACTTACCTCATTTGGCATAGATTTGGTCTAAATCTTCTTCAATAAAAATAGATTTGGCGatgagttcaaaagttttcgtCCATACTCAGGCTTAGCTGAAAAATAAACTAATCACAGTATTTTGTGACAGAGTAACTGCGATTCACTTGACCTTTCTCACAGGATTTTGAGCACTGAATGAAGATCGTCTGTTACACATAAATATTGAGGTAAGATAAGAAAAAACACCAGCACAGCTTGCTTAATAGACGAGTGTTTCAGGAACTAAAAAAACGTTCCGTTTTTAATATCCAGATACATCACACATTCGACCCACCCGCCATCTTGGAACGATATGTCACTCACAATATAAATCAACGAGTTTCAAGATGCAACGTCACTGAAGCGTCTGGTTCCTGCAGAAACCGCATGATCTTTAACAGGTAAGAGTCTGttggtttgtgtttttaatatgtattaatttaatataacAGGTTTTTAAACTAAAGTACCTTTTAAATGATGAGTTAGCTGTTGTGTTAGTTTAACAAAATCATCTTCTGAAGTCTACTTATATAGAATATAGATATTGATACTTACATGTAACTACATTTGTAGTGCAGGTGGAATACCAATTTCTCTCAGGTGTGTTCAGGATTAAGATAATACACTAAAAATTATGTATTTACAATATCAAGTGGCAAAACAACAGCGCATGAGAccaagccagacccataaaatataaaaatggccGTGCATGCTTTTGTTGGAAAAATAGAGCATTCGAAATGAACACTCGATTACTAAATTTCATTTCTACAGtaaatattgtttattgtttactAAGCTCCATCACTTTAAATTTCCAAGTGTGGAAACATACATAAAAACTACTGtatttatgaaatatatatatatatatatatatatatatatatatatatatatatatatatatataaatggtaAAGTAAGGTAAATGTGCTGTTGTTGTAGTACTCCTAAAGTAATTTATGGTAAGTAACAATTTAAGTGTCATAAATTGGTACCTTATGAGCTACCATAGCATTtgcacaaacacaaaaaaatgacCAGTCACTGCAAATGCTGATTGTACCTTTAATCTTTCGAAATAGTGGTATGGAAAAGTTCTGCAATACTTTCTCTCATGATATGAATCGTTACATCATCACATGgcctattatttatttgtttgtacaAAGCAGACATTTCTGAAAATTGTAACATAGTGTAATGAACTTTTTCTGAGGATAAACGTCAAGTAGAATGGCTCAGATTTGAGATAGCCCGCCTTATATTTCGGTCTATATAGCCATACAGAAAGTAAACAAGCttagtaatgtcaaaatgcaatGCAAGCACTGTCAAAGTGCAGTCTTAATAATGTTCATGACCCAAATATCAATAGCCCATTTCAATATGTCTGATTTATGTTTAGTTAACTCCTGCATtggtaaaatacaaaaataatcgAAAATCAATTGAAACAAGGTTTGCTGTGTCATGAGAGTGGTAAAGACTCTCATACGTTATAGCACCGTTtaccataacaaaaaaaaaacaatgacctGTCTATAtctcaaaaatacagaaacagaAGTTAATTAAAAGTTAACATAAGCAGATTTTGTCTTCTTCCTCCTGTTACATTCCACATTTGTTCATTAAAATATagattatataataataacatataacttaCCAGAACTATAAGTTAGAGAACATCTACAGATGTTTGTCTACTAGTAATTACTATATTTCGAAACCCAAATTTAGTTGTTAATAGTTAGTTTAGGGTAGACATGGTCTGTTATACTATGTTACAAAGCATCAGTCTCTGTCAACACTATGAAATCACTGGCACTCCACCAGGAAACTCCAGTATTAATATTATTGATGAAAAACAGTAGCACTGAGATCTAAATGATGGTATTGTGCTATAACAGCATACTTGACCACACCAGCAGAGGTCACTCAGCTCAACATTTCATTAATTGTAAAATTAGCATTTTAGATTCAGAAAAACAAGAGATTTCACAGTCTTGAAAATAAATATTGTTCTCTTTTTTGCTTCAGGTCAATGTGATTTGTTTACTTTATCAGatgatgtagaaaaaatgaatGCACACACCTTCAAAACAAAATGCCACTCATAACGGAATGATACCATGTGTAGGTGTCGAAATGCATTTTATAAACGTCCATAAAGGAGAGGTGAGGTAAACATGAATTTAGTTAATCTTATGCTTAGTAACAGAAAATGAATAGCAGTCACCATTACCCTCGATACACTGGCTGGTAATGTACGTAGCACAGTCTTAAGCTGCTGTTCAAGGCACTCTTGCAGGCTTGTTCACCTGAAACGTACAGTTAAAGTTCTCTCATTTATCAGTGCAATTTGTAGTTTCTTTTCTAGCATGCGATAATGTGTTTTGAAACTAGTGCGTTGTGAAGTTAGTGAACGCTGCAGGACGTGGTGAAAAATTCACAGTGAAGTCATGATCGTGATCATCGCTCCAACCTCCAAAACACTGTTTGACCTAAACCTCAGTCTTTCATTCACTTGTCCAGTTTATGCACATATGCAGACAGAGCTTATATTTACAGAAGTATAAACAGTGTCTATACACATCTACACAAGTTTAAGGGCATATTACTGTACCTAATAGCATTTACATATGTGTACAGCTCAAGGTGATTCTTCACAAACACAAGCAAGCTAAATAGATTTCGATGAAAAATATACATTCTGTACATATGCCTATGTAAAACTTCAGTTATTCTACAAAGGCTATGTGAATATGTACAATAATACCGAATATACACTACAGATGATATGTCTACATTGTTGGCCTTAATATTTACAAGTTCATATGGGATTACTACATTGTAAGCGACTACATGCTATTAACTGCAACAAATTGAATTGCACACCAATAGGTCTAACCAGCAGTCTAAAGAAACTCTGAAGTATTTTTGGCGACCGAGTGAGAAGTATAAATTCAGTGATGGTAAAGCTACATGGTCCTATTTCTAGAACTAGGAACCTCGCTGGGGGAAGAAGGTGCCGTCCATGAGGGCGAGTGCACAGCAGGAAAAGCAAATAATTCTTGGTTAGGGGTGGCAGTCATTGCCGGCCAGTGGTCCATGCCTAAGTGTGGAGCAGTCAGCATCTTTCCATAAGGGTTACCAGGCATCATAAAACTGCCCTGGTGTACTTGTGAAGTGTCAGTCACCATCACAGAGGCATGGAAATCAATCCGTGGCCATGAAAGATGCAGCTGGGAAGCATTCAATCTTTCTATTGAACCTGGAGCCTAAAAAAAAGACATCAGAGAATGAATAAAGGATACATACTAGGAGACATAAAATCATCTAGGGCTGTCATGATTCCTCAAttcacttaattaaaaaaaatcctcaTCTGCAATTTGCGCCGTGTCGAGTAAATGGACAAATACTGGAAGTGGCACATTCTAAGGACGAGAATCcattaaatgcattattagactgttttccaaggctgcatgatatattaaacctatTTAGAAGTcgtaataaagcataatgctgtgattagattaaataaatctATGCGATGCAGGTTTTTAAAACTTTCCATAAtatacagtttaggtcaaaaatttacatagaccttgcagaatctgcgaaatgttaattatttaaccaaaataaaagggatcaaacaaaatgcatgttatttttttatttaatactgatcCAAATAAGATATTTAAGATATCccagtcttctgggaaacatgtaagtatcttctgtagattctgaaggcAGTACGAGAAAAATAtcacatttaggcaaaataataataaaaatgtacacatcttcattctgttcaaaagtttacacccctcttaatgcatagtttttccttcaggggcatcagtgagcatttgaaccttctataatagttgcatatgagtcaaaTTTCttgaaatacacagaaatgctgaaaaaccaaagaatttgtgggacctaaaagatttttctgaagaacagcaggcagtttaactgttcaggacaaacaagggactcatggacaactatcaatttaaaaaacacagctgtggatcattaaggtaacaacacagtattaagaatcaagtgtatgtaaacttttgaacggcatcatttttataaatccaactattatctTCTCTTGAGAGCTATATACAAACATATTTTATGAGAAAAATCATattcaggggtgcgtttcccaaaagcatcgttagccaactaccATAGTTGCGTCGTTACCAATGTAGTTGAATgattgggtgtttcccaacaccatagttcaaaggaacattcgcaaacagcgtcacaaacttacttggttggaactatagctctcgacctgtggttagaagcatagtttcttgttagtaagacatgtgggcttaataaattatgttcttggtcacagtttgcaagctaacacgcagtacaatctgtatcctcaattttatctaaatataaatgcattttaatctatgtatttttgtgcgtcctctataagcgttgtttatgaatagtgcgcatgtgcacaaatgcctgagggaaccccggagtatgacgtaagagagaacacgcgataaatcaaacatcaaataaagcgaaatgacagggaacaaaaatagtaaattagtcattaggtgccatgttcaatatagctgcaattttgagatccctaatcagttaaatagcagaagttattactcggtaacgtcattaacaacggccctaagttgttgaactaatgtggttcaaacgacagAGATGCGACCATGTTCGGGAAACAGTCGTgattagctagttcgtttccacgacaatgcatcgtactatggaggttaaccagcgagttatgtcgttgtacaggaaacgcaccccaggtcagtactaaataaaaaataagcattttgtacaatcccttctactttggtcaaataattaacattttgcaagtttcttgcttttgatactttatttaaaGCACTtgttattgcctcattgctatttcATATGTTAGTTATGCCATTTTAAAGTCTATTatttgcttaggtctatttttattatctcaaaaaaaaaaaaaggataattaTCCAATTACTTGATTTATCGTCAGATTAATTGACCtcaataatcgttagtgacagccctaaaatCATCATCACAATTGAAAGGAATAGTGAAACTTCAGTCATCATTTAATGTACTCATTActttgttccaaatctgtatgaatATTTGGTatgaaagtatttttaaaaacgtCACCTCTATAGCACTCCAGATCCTGGATCTGGTCAGTTGCTGTGGTCTTAGACTGAGGGAGCGTGAGCGTGAAGGTGCCCTCACCCCTTCTGCCCAGTTATCCACCAGTCTATGAAGCTGCTGTGTGAAAGCATCCgtcttgttgttgctgttgttagtCTGTGCTTGGGCGAGACCAATGGGCTGGTGAGGAGGGGGAGTGGATCCAGGAGGCATTGGGGATGGATTAGAGGCAGCAGACGGTGTTCCAGATCCTATGTAACAAGTCAATTTCAGATGTTTAATATCAAAAAACATGAGGTACAATCCACAGTGTCTTTGATCATGTtaaataagttcacttccagaataagaaTTTCCTTAACTTACTCACAGCAAtgccatccaagatattcatgtctttctttctgt
Protein-coding sequences here:
- the itih3b.1 gene encoding inter-alpha-trypsin inhibitor heavy chain H3b, yielding MDKVALRLTFFGLLFACVNLAAENKKQDIDIYSFHINSTVTSRYATTVITSRVANLLNQSQEVHFEVKIPKDAFISQFRMTIEGKTYDGVVKEKEEAQQQYNQAVSQGQSAGIVSAVGRTLEDFKTSVTVAAFSKVTFELTYEELLKRRLGKYELLISAQPMQPVADFKIDIHIHENPGISFLEVKGGLNTKDLTNAVTTIRADKDAWVKFYPTREQQKKCDDCSKNGLNGNLVIIYDVERQEQIGDLTVSNGYFVHYFAPTNIQRIPKNVVFIIDKSGSMSGKKMKQTRLAMLRILSDLGEDDHFGLITFSSHIQSWKPELLKATKENIEEAKPFVKTIMSGGSTNINAAVLKAVDMINKYRQEGSASILILLTDGDPTTGETNPVKIQQNVKKAIGGKFPLYSLGFGFDVSFEFLKKLSLENNGVARRIYEDSDADLQLQGFYEEVAMPLLTDVHLNYQGVGNLTQSTFSQYYNGSEIVVAGQISDNSLETFTTEVTASSKRNKVVYHSSVPTGDLSSDRPENESFIKRLWAFLTVRQLLEKMVLLKGLEKDTAKKEALDLSLMYKFVTPLTSMVVTKPQEEEMQVAHKPEEGEKPNRLSSGRKMSMIRKDKPSHLLPKVSLLSDRSTGVKEGFLEVSLESVVQLPREIAKPLATFPPSRSIRILKSSGNAQQICYDVPLAQKVRLIQNALSGFSMNGQLESFGGEGFSQIAIHYKANHHLLLSTSEMNYTDGQETVNFSWDQDLTYHEKENVSLILRSNEMDVTMGNIRVVILLHKKDGDVFLWPAIWQQPKDLGLMGVLGEADISYEEIPGSQTPTLKLKDKEVKTSWVMVKDYRQASAPVVGCWLVPFQAITQQEISDFAVTQL